GGCGGACAAGATCGTCGTCATGCATGACGGCATCGTCGAACAGATCGGACCGCCGCTGGAGCTCTACGACAGGCCAAACAATCTCTTCGTCGCCAGTTTCATCGGCTCGCCCGCCATGAACCTGATCAAGGGCGAGATCGTCACCGACGGGTCTCCGTCCTTTCGCGGCGCCGGGGGAATTTCCGTGCCGCTGGCCGGCGCGCCGGCCGTTGGCAACGGTCATCCGGTGGTGCTGGGAATACGGCCCGAGCATTTGCGGCTATCGTCAGACCAAGGCATTCCAGTCACCGTCGCGGTGGTCGAGCCGACCGGGTCGGAAGTGCAGATCATCGGCCGCACCGCCGGCGGCGACGAGATCGTCGCCAATTTCCGCGAACGCCATGCCTTCACACCGGGCGAAACCATACGGCTCACTGCCGCGCCTGGCCTGATTCATCTCTTTGACGGCAAGACCGGAACACGATTTGAAACGCGTAACGGATGGTAAGGACCGCATAGCAAGGAAGATAAACCGGAGGAGACGACCATGAAATTCACGAGACGCGATGTAATCCGCACGACCGCAGGTGCCGCGGCGGGAGCTCTGGGAAGCCGGTTCGTCGGCTCGCCGGCTTTTGCCCAGGAGGGCTTGAAATACAAGCCCGAGGAAGGCGCAAAGCTGCGGCTGCTGCGCTGGTCGCCCTTCGTCAAGGGCGATGAGGATCAATGGCTGGCCAACACCAAGCGCTTCACCGAGGCGACAGGTGTCGAGGTTCGTGTCGACAAGGAAAGCTGGGAGGACATTCGCCCCAAGGCAGCGGTCGCCGCCAATGTCGGTTCCGGCCCGGACCTGATGTTCGTCTGGTTCGACGACCCGCATCAATATCCCGACAAGCTGCACGACGTGACCGAGCTCGGCGAGTATCTGGGCTCGAAATATGGCGGCTGGCACGACGGACCAAAGCAATATGCGACGCGGGACGGCAAGTTCGTCGGCCTGCCGCTGGCCACGATCGGCAATGCCATCGTCTATCGCGAAAGCTGGGTGAAGGAGGCCGGCTTCTCCGAATTTCCGAAGGATACGGCAGGCTTCCTCGAGCTTTGCAAGGCGTTGCAGGCGAAGGGACATCCGGCCGGCTTCACGCACGGCCACGGCGTCGGCGACGGCAACAATTACGCGCACTGGCTGCTGTGGAGCCATGGCGGCCAGATGGTCGACGAGAGCGGCAAGGTGGCGATCAACAGCCCCGAGACGCTAAAGGCGATCGGATACGCGCAGGAACTCTACAAGACCTTCATTCCCGGGACCGAAAGCTGGCTCGACGTCAATAACAACCGCGCCTTCCTGGCCGGCGAACTCGGCGTCATCGCCAACGGCATTTCCGCCTACAATACGGCCAAGATCAACAAGGACAACGATCCGAAGCTGGCTGAGATCGCCAAGGACATCCGCACCACCAACCTGCCGATCGGTCCCGTCGGGAAATCGGTCGAACTGTTCCAGGTGACCACCGCCGTCATCTTCAACTACACGCCCCACCCCAATGCGGCCAAGGCCTATCTGCAGTTCATGTTCGAGGATCCGCAGATGACCGACTGGATCACCTCCTCGGCGGGCTATTGCTGCCAGACGCTGAAGGCCTTCGACAACAATCCGGTGTGGACGGCCGACCCGAACAATGCCGCCTATGCCAAGGCCTCGGCGACGCTGCGCCCCAACGGCTATGCCGGGCCGCTCGGCTATGCCTCGGCGGCGACCATGGCCGACTATGTCCTGGTCGACATGTTTGCCAAGGCGGTGACCGGCCAGGCGACGCCGCAGGAGGCGATGGAGGAGGCGGAGAAGCGCGCCAACCGCTACTACCGCGTTTGATCACGGCACCGCCGGGCGCGTCTAGTGCGCTGCCCGGCCCGTCGCACAATCCCATGGCGGCCGTTGACGCCGTGACCTGATTCCCCGATGAGGAGCCCTCCATGGCCGTGCCGTCCGTTGCCGCCCAGCCGCGTCCGTCGATGCTTTCGCGGATCTCCGAAAGCCGCAACGCGCTGGGCTTCGGCTTCATGCTGCCGGCGGCGGCGCTGCTGCTGGTCTTCCTGACCTATCCGCTCGGGCTGGGCGTCTGGCTCGGTTTCACCGATGCCCGGATCGGCCGCCCCGGCATCTTCATCGGCGTCGAGAATTATCAGTACCTTTGGAATGACAACGTCTTCTGGCTCTCCGTCTTCAACACGCTGCTCTACACGGTCAGCGCCTCGATCCTGAAGTTCGTGCTCGGCCTGTGGCTGGCGCTCATCCTCAATGAAAACCTGCCGTTCAAATCGTTCTTCCGCGCGATAGTCCTGCTGCCCTGGGTGGTGCCCACTGTACTGTCAGCCATCGCCTTCTGGTGGATCTACGATTCGCAGTTCTCCATCCTGTCCTGGGCGCTGCAGCAAATGGGCCTGATCGACCACCGCATCAATTTCCTCGGCGATCCGGAGAATGCGCGCGCTTCGGTTATCGCCGCCAACGTCTGGCGCGGCATTCCTTTCGTCGCCATCACGCTGCTCGCCGGCCTGCAGACCATTCCGCAGTCGCTCTACGAGGCGGCCACGCTCGACGGCGCCAGTCGCTGGCAGTTGTTTCGTTATGTGACTCTGCCGCTGCTGACGCCGATCATCGCCATCACCATGACCTTCTCGGTGCTGTTCACTTTCACCGATTTCCAGCTGATCTACGTGCTGACCCGGGGCGGACCGGTGAATGCCACGCATCTGATGGCGACATTGTCTTTCCAGCGCGGCATTTCCGGCGGCCAGCTTGGCGAGGGCGCGGCCATCGCGGTGGCCATGATCCCGTTCCTGCTGGCGGCGATCCTGTTCAGCTATTTCGGCCTGCAACGCCGCAAATGGCAACAAGGCGGCGGAGACTGACATGGTCAAGACGGCCGCGACAAGGAAGGCGAAACGTGGGGATATCGACGAAGGCGGCATGGGCTACCTGCAGAGCCTGCCGCGCCGCGTGGTGACGGTCTATCTGCCGCTGCTGGTGTTCGTCTTCGTGCTGTTGTTTCCGTTTTACTGGATGACGATCACGGCGGTTAAGCCCAATTTCGAGATGACCGACTATGCGCAGTTCAATCCGTTCTGGGTGGTGCATCCGACATTGGAGCATATCCGCTATCTCCTGTTCGAGACCTCCTATCCGGGCTGGCTGCTCAACACGATCATCATCTCGACCGCCGCTACTTTCCTGTCGCTGCTGGCGTCTGTGTTCGCCGCCTATGCGATCGAGCGGCTGCGGTTTTCCGGGGCGCGGCAGGTCGGCCTCGGCATCTTCCTCGCCTATCTGGTGCCGCCCTCGATCCTGTTCATTCCGCTGTCGGTAATGGTGTTCAACCTCGGGCTCTACGACACGCCCTTCGCGCTCATCCTTACCTATCCAACCTTCCTGGTGCCGTTCTGCACGTGGCTGTTGATGGGTTACTTCCGCTCCATCCCGTTCGAACTGGAAGAATGCGCGCTGATAGACGGAGCGAGCCGGTGGCAGATCCTCACCAAAATCGTGCTGCCGCTCTCGGTGCCGGGCCTGATCTCCGCCGGCATATTCGCCTTCACCCTGTCATGGAACGAGTTCATCTACGCGCTGACATTCATCCAGTCCTCGGAAAACAAGACCGTGCCGGTGGGTGTGCTGACCGAGTTGGTGCGCTCCGACGTCTACGAATGGGGGGCGCTGATGGCGGGAGCGCTGATCGGCTCGCTTCCGGTGGTGGTGCTCTATTCGTTCTTCGTCGAGCACTATGTCTCGTCGATGACCGGCGCGGTGAAGGAGTGACGCGCCGGCTCACGCAAGGCGACCGGCGCGGTCAGATCGCGCCGATGATGCCGCCGTCGACGCGGATGTTCTGGCCGGTGATGTAGCCCGCACCTTCGGAAGCGAGGAAGGCGATGGTCGCGGCGATCTCCTCCGACGTGCCGTAGCGCTGCATCGGCACGCTGTCGCGGCGCTCCTCGGTGGCCGGCAGGCTGTCGATCCAGCCGGGCAGCACATTGTTCATGCGCACATTGTCGGCGGCGTAGGTGTTGGCGAAGATCTTGGTGTAGGCGGCAAGCCCGGCGCGGAACACGGCGGATGTCGGGAACATCGGGCTCGGCTCGACCACCCAGGCGGTCGAGATGTTGATGATGGCGCCAGCCCTCTGCTTGACCATCTGCGGCGCCACGATGCGCACCGGCCGGATGACGTTCATCAGATAGACGTCGAGACCGGTGTGCCACTGCTCGTCGGTGATTTCGAGGATCGGCGCGCGTGGCCCGTGGCCGCCGCTGTTGACCAGCACGTCGATGCGGCCGAAGCGCTCGAGCGTCAGATCGGCGAGCCGCTGCAGATCGTCATTCGACTGGTTGGAGCCGGTGACGCCGAGGCCGCCAAGCTCCTTGGCCAGAGCCTCGCCCTTACCGGAGGACGACAGGATCGCGACCTTGAACCCGTCCGCCGCCAGCCGCTTGGCCGCCGCCGCGCCCATACCGCTGCCACCCGCGACGACGACTGCTACTTTTTCTACACTCATCTCGATTTTCCTTCGCACGGGCTGGCGGGACTCTGAAGCACATGTTTCCGACCTTCGAGCAATGCTATAAACGGTTTTGCCATCTGGTTCGAACCAGAAAGCCTGAAATCAAGCTGTAGAAAAACTCCTGCATGCCTGAAGCCTTCCTGAGCCTGCCACCATTGAATGCGCTGCGTGCCTTCGAAGCCGCCGCGCGTCATCTCAACTTCCGCATCGCCGCCGAAGAGCTGAACGTGACGCAAGGGGCGGTGGCGCAGCATATACGCGGGCTGGAGGCCGATCTCGGCACAAAACTCTTCGACCGGCTGCCGCGCGGCCTGGCGCTGACCGATGAGGGCCGCGCCTATATGCCCAACATCCGCCGCGCCTTCGAGCTGATCTCGGAGGCCACCTTGCTGCTGCGGCCCGAACCGGCGCGGCTGACGATCAGCGTCACGCCGAGCTTTGCCACCAAATGGCTGATCCCCAAACTGCCGGAGTTCGTCGCGCACAACCCGCTGGTCGATTTGCGAATCCTGGCCAGCGAAAGCCTGTCGAGTTTTCAGGCCGATGGCGTCGACATTGCGGTCAGGCAAGGCCGCCTGCCCTCCGGCGCCGGCCTGATGGTGGATCTTTTGTTTCCACAGCAGATCATCGCCATCTGCAGCCCTGCCCTGCTGCCGACCGGCGCGAACGAGATCGCGGCGGCCGATATCCAGCATCACGTCCTGCTGCACGACGCGCACAATCTGTGGCCGGAATTCATGGAGAGAGTACTCGGCCTGAGGATGGCCACCGAGGCCAAACGCATGCGCTTCAACCAGACAGGCCTCGCGATCGACGCCGCCATTGCCGGCCAGGGCATCGCGCTGGCCAGCCGGTTTCTCGTATCCGCCGACATTGCCGCCGGCCGGCTGGTGCAGCCGATCAACGCGGAGATGCGTGGGACGCACGATTTCTATGTCGTGATGCCGCGCAAGCAACGGCACCCAGAACCGACGCAAGCCGTGCGGCGATGGCTGCTGGATGAGGGCGATGCGGCGCGGCTGTCATGGATAGCCGATCTCCCCTTTTACCGCCGCCGCGCAATGTCGGCCGCCACCGCCTTCGCCTCCCTGCCGATTTCTCGTAGCAGACCGGTGACCGGATTGTAGAAGCCGACGAGGTAGAGGCCGAGTTGAGAGGCGCGGGCGTTGACGCCACTGCGCTCCGGCTGCAATTCCACGGGCAGAAACTTTTCGTAGCCCGGGCGATAGCCGGTGGCGAGGATGACGGCGTCGAAATTTTCCTGCCTGCCGTCGGTGAACGCAGCGCCGCGCTCGGTGAAGCCCGCTATGTCGGGTGCGATCTTGATGGCGCCTTTGGTGATGGCGTCGACCGTGCCGACGTCGATGACCGGGATGCGGCCGACTTCGTCGATCTGCTGCAGGATGCCCTGCTTCGGCCTGACGATGCCGTATTTCTCGAGCTTGCCCAGCGCGAAATCGAGGATGATCGGGAACATCCAGTCGTTCAGCGCCTGCGGCATCGGCCGGCTGGCGATGCCGACCATCTGGATCGGCACGCCGAACAGCTGGCGCGGCACGATGTGGACGCCCTTGCGCACCGAAATGGTCGGACGCGCGCCACTTTCCGCCAAGTCGAGCGCGATCTCGGCGCCGGTGTTGCCCATGCCGACGATCAGCACGGAGCGGCCGGCAAAGGGCGCCGCTTGCGTATAGTCGGCGCTGTGCAGCACCTCGCCCTTGAAAGCCTCGATAGCAGGGAGCCGGGGGACGATCGGCTCGGCATTGTTACCGCTGGCGATGACGACATGGCGCGCCTTGATGTTGTCCGATCCTGTCTCGACCAGAAAACCGCCGTCCCCGAGGCGAATGGCTTTCACCGTCACGCCGAAGCGCGGGCGCAGATCGAATTTTTCCGCGTAGTCGTCGAGATAGCGGACCACCATTTCGCGCGGCACGTAGCGCGGATAATTTTTGGGAAAGGGCAGGAACGGCAGCGACGAGAACGACTTGACCGTATGCAGATGCAGCCGCCGATAGTGCCGCCGCCAGGCGGGCGCGATCTCCTGCGATTTTTCGAGCAGGATGAAATCCACTCCTGCCCGCTTCAGGCAGGCACCGACCGCAAGGCCGGCGGGCCCGGCGCCGACAATAACGACAGTGGTGTCCAAGCGATTCTCCTCCCGCTAGCTCCTTAGGCTACGCGTAGAAGCGCAGGCGGGACAAGGCGCGCCTCACCTTCTCCCCTTGTTGGAGAAGGTGGATCGGCGCGCTAGCGCCGAGACGCCTTCGCATCGCGGCGCGCACGCTGCGCATCCTGTCCGGTCTCGGCTCACCCCCGGTGACGAATGTCTATCCCGGCAATCGCCCATGCTGTCGGACGGGCTGCCTGTCGCCGGCCGCACCGCGGTCGAAGAGCTCTACGTGCATGGCGGCATGGGCCAATCGGCATGCATGCCGCCCCCGCCATCGCGCGCTGGCTGGAAGAGGCCGTGGTTCGGGCGATGGCAATCCGAAGCAGACATGGCTCCGGCCACAGCGATTTGCGGGATGGGAAGGGTGAGGCTGCGCGACGTCGTGTCGATGTAGCCCGCCATCGGCCCGAAGGGAGGGCTGGCGTTGCTCCCTAGCCGATATGCTCGGCGCGCAGCTTCTTCTTTATCTGCTCCAGGCCTGCCTCGCCGCCCGTCGCCAATTCATCGGCGATCCTTGCCAGCTTGTCATCGGCGGTGCGGTATTTGCTGCCCCAGGCGCCGAGCGTCGCCAGCACCGGCAACAGGTCGATGCCCGCCTCGGTCAGCTTATAGATCGCCTTGAGCTTGTGCGTGGGGTCGTCGCTTCTGGTGACAATGCCCTCATCCTGCAAGGTCTGCAGCCGCTCGGCCAGCGTGCGCGACGAGATGCCTTCGCCTGATAGCAGAAACTCCCGGAAGTGCCTTTTTCCCGCGAAAATCATGTCGCGGATGATCAGCAGCGTCCAGCGGTCACCGAGCAATTCGAGCGACAGGCTGATGGGGCAGCCGGATCTTTCCCTGGTCGACATTCTCAATGCTTCCATTTCTAAATCACTTTACTATTGACATCATTTTTCTCTCATGTCAATGGTTCCGAAAGTAAAGCGATCACCAACGCCGCCTGACCTGGCGCTGGTGACACCAGAGCTCAATCAGGAGAACGACGATGAGAAAACTGATCCTGCAGATGCAGATGTCGGTCGACGGTTTTGTCGGCGCGGCCGGCGATGAGCACTGGCAGCTCTGGGAATGGGGCGCCAACTGCCCGTGGGACGACGACTTGAAGCAGGATTTCAACGCGGTGTTCGCCGGCATCGATACCATTCTGCTCAGCCGCAAGATGGCCGAAGAAGGCTATCTAACCCATTGGGGCAATGCGGCAAAAAACTATCCGCGCGATCCCTTCTACGCCTTTGCGCAGCGCATCGTCGAGGCGCGCAAGGTGGTGCTGAGCGACAAGCTCGCGGCATCGCGGTGGGAGCGCACGACGCTTGCCAGCGGCGACCTGCCGCGCGAGGTCAAGGCGCTGAAAGCTGAAGGTGAAGGCGACATGGCGGTATTCGGCGGCGCCGGCTTTGCCTCGGCCCTGATTGCAGCGGGACTGGTCGATGAGTTCCAGCTGTTCATCAATCCGGCCGCGCTGGGCGACGGCGAGCGGATTTTCGACTGTGGCGGCTTCCTGAAATTGCGCCTGCTCGGCTCTAAAGCCTATGCCTGCGGAATGG
This region of Mesorhizobium sp. C432A genomic DNA includes:
- a CDS encoding dihydrofolate reductase family protein, producing MRKLILQMQMSVDGFVGAAGDEHWQLWEWGANCPWDDDLKQDFNAVFAGIDTILLSRKMAEEGYLTHWGNAAKNYPRDPFYAFAQRIVEARKVVLSDKLAASRWERTTLASGDLPREVKALKAEGEGDMAVFGGAGFASALIAAGLVDEFQLFINPAALGDGERIFDCGGFLKLRLLGSKAYACGMVVNRYAPAM
- a CDS encoding NAD(P)/FAD-dependent oxidoreductase, yielding MDTTVVIVGAGPAGLAVGACLKRAGVDFILLEKSQEIAPAWRRHYRRLHLHTVKSFSSLPFLPFPKNYPRYVPREMVVRYLDDYAEKFDLRPRFGVTVKAIRLGDGGFLVETGSDNIKARHVVIASGNNAEPIVPRLPAIEAFKGEVLHSADYTQAAPFAGRSVLIVGMGNTGAEIALDLAESGARPTISVRKGVHIVPRQLFGVPIQMVGIASRPMPQALNDWMFPIILDFALGKLEKYGIVRPKQGILQQIDEVGRIPVIDVGTVDAITKGAIKIAPDIAGFTERGAAFTDGRQENFDAVILATGYRPGYEKFLPVELQPERSGVNARASQLGLYLVGFYNPVTGLLREIGREAKAVAADIARRR
- a CDS encoding carbohydrate ABC transporter permease gives rise to the protein MVKTAATRKAKRGDIDEGGMGYLQSLPRRVVTVYLPLLVFVFVLLFPFYWMTITAVKPNFEMTDYAQFNPFWVVHPTLEHIRYLLFETSYPGWLLNTIIISTAATFLSLLASVFAAYAIERLRFSGARQVGLGIFLAYLVPPSILFIPLSVMVFNLGLYDTPFALILTYPTFLVPFCTWLLMGYFRSIPFELEECALIDGASRWQILTKIVLPLSVPGLISAGIFAFTLSWNEFIYALTFIQSSENKTVPVGVLTELVRSDVYEWGALMAGALIGSLPVVVLYSFFVEHYVSSMTGAVKE
- the gcvA gene encoding transcriptional regulator GcvA; translated protein: MPEAFLSLPPLNALRAFEAAARHLNFRIAAEELNVTQGAVAQHIRGLEADLGTKLFDRLPRGLALTDEGRAYMPNIRRAFELISEATLLLRPEPARLTISVTPSFATKWLIPKLPEFVAHNPLVDLRILASESLSSFQADGVDIAVRQGRLPSGAGLMVDLLFPQQIIAICSPALLPTGANEIAAADIQHHVLLHDAHNLWPEFMERVLGLRMATEAKRMRFNQTGLAIDAAIAGQGIALASRFLVSADIAAGRLVQPINAEMRGTHDFYVVMPRKQRHPEPTQAVRRWLLDEGDAARLSWIADLPFYRRRAMSAATAFASLPISRSRPVTGL
- a CDS encoding sugar ABC transporter permease; amino-acid sequence: MAVPSVAAQPRPSMLSRISESRNALGFGFMLPAAALLLVFLTYPLGLGVWLGFTDARIGRPGIFIGVENYQYLWNDNVFWLSVFNTLLYTVSASILKFVLGLWLALILNENLPFKSFFRAIVLLPWVVPTVLSAIAFWWIYDSQFSILSWALQQMGLIDHRINFLGDPENARASVIAANVWRGIPFVAITLLAGLQTIPQSLYEAATLDGASRWQLFRYVTLPLLTPIIAITMTFSVLFTFTDFQLIYVLTRGGPVNATHLMATLSFQRGISGGQLGEGAAIAVAMIPFLLAAILFSYFGLQRRKWQQGGGD
- a CDS encoding helix-turn-helix domain-containing protein, with the translated sequence MSTRERSGCPISLSLELLGDRWTLLIIRDMIFAGKRHFREFLLSGEGISSRTLAERLQTLQDEGIVTRSDDPTHKLKAIYKLTEAGIDLLPVLATLGAWGSKYRTADDKLARIADELATGGEAGLEQIKKKLRAEHIG
- a CDS encoding ABC transporter substrate-binding protein; this translates as MKFTRRDVIRTTAGAAAGALGSRFVGSPAFAQEGLKYKPEEGAKLRLLRWSPFVKGDEDQWLANTKRFTEATGVEVRVDKESWEDIRPKAAVAANVGSGPDLMFVWFDDPHQYPDKLHDVTELGEYLGSKYGGWHDGPKQYATRDGKFVGLPLATIGNAIVYRESWVKEAGFSEFPKDTAGFLELCKALQAKGHPAGFTHGHGVGDGNNYAHWLLWSHGGQMVDESGKVAINSPETLKAIGYAQELYKTFIPGTESWLDVNNNRAFLAGELGVIANGISAYNTAKINKDNDPKLAEIAKDIRTTNLPIGPVGKSVELFQVTTAVIFNYTPHPNAAKAYLQFMFEDPQMTDWITSSAGYCCQTLKAFDNNPVWTADPNNAAYAKASATLRPNGYAGPLGYASAATMADYVLVDMFAKAVTGQATPQEAMEEAEKRANRYYRV
- a CDS encoding SDR family oxidoreductase, translating into MSVEKVAVVVAGGSGMGAAAAKRLAADGFKVAILSSSGKGEALAKELGGLGVTGSNQSNDDLQRLADLTLERFGRIDVLVNSGGHGPRAPILEITDEQWHTGLDVYLMNVIRPVRIVAPQMVKQRAGAIINISTAWVVEPSPMFPTSAVFRAGLAAYTKIFANTYAADNVRMNNVLPGWIDSLPATEERRDSVPMQRYGTSEEIAATIAFLASEGAGYITGQNIRVDGGIIGAI